The following are encoded together in the Lathyrus oleraceus cultivar Zhongwan6 chromosome 3, CAAS_Psat_ZW6_1.0, whole genome shotgun sequence genome:
- the LOC127127232 gene encoding putative UPF0481 protein At3g02645: MASNAVAYTDEQWVIDICKSLLPEVEQNTHDEIIVSVSQVPKSLRSSNPEAFIPQFIGLGPYHHYKSDLIMNDKLKLDSSKRALKHLFHHFDTETLKHRLKSILSHSYIQAFYHIDVASKYPYQTLLYLLTVDGLFLLGLLHRALTIKPQQDQQYSYFLTGKHGISMVNSAGVELTMNFIVRDVFMLENQIPTHFLKQVNTALVTITRDEIESSLEKEAHQNLGPSMRLFCESLCPFVHEFQLTKNPENHAHLLDLMYHLIVPNHSDPEEPPRSDLKLEIKSNPEPQFDSESKSTPQSKLELEFTSKSQSESESKSKLQSKLESESTSKPQSESEPKPAIQSELKLKPEPHNQPNDKKKVSYACSICFNFLAIFVAICIIIGFIIKFIFTIFFWILKTLFSFVKWALRPLVKLLDIINPFVEVLYDFLSKNETKFSYIKPWTKIVGEIKKTSENVRKEDYSTNWDNNISNVSIPSVTELNNAGIKFQPSDISGNGISSIDFDEIKCQFYLPVIKLDMNSEVIIRNLMAYESLIESKGLIFTRYIELMRAIIDTPEDVKLLVNEKIIETEMSYEGVAQLFNGLMGKSIRPIKVQKLDQVIKRVNAKFKSSQAQKMAMIKYMSSYGKMLTALAAIVFLVLTAVQTYCSAFGCARNSNYMGSSSMYQDGDYVRNVGNVFMSSM, encoded by the coding sequence atggcCTCTAATGCAGTAGCCTACACCGATGAGCAATGGGTAATAGATATTTGCAAAAGTCTTCTACCTGAAGTGGAACAAAACACACATGATGAAATCATAGTAAGTGTGTCACAAGTCCCCAAATCTTTAAGATCCTCAAATCCAGAAGCTTTTATCCCTCAATTTATAGGACTTGGTCCTTATCACCATTACAAATCTGATCTCATCATGAATGATAAATTGAAATTAGATTCATCCAAAAGAGCTCTCAAACACCTCTTTCACCACTTTGACACCGAAACACTCAAACATCGTCTTAAATCAATTCTCTCACATTCATATATACAAGCTTTCTACCATATTGATGTAGCTTCCAAATACCCTTATCAAACCCTCTTATACTTACTCACTGTTGATGGCTTATTCTTGTTGGGGTTATTGCATAGAGCTTTAACAATAAAACCTCAACAAGATCAACAATACTCTTACTTCTTAACCGGAAAACATGGTATTTCCATGGTCAACTCTGCTGGTGTAGAGTTGACCATGAATTTTATCGTAAGAGATGTTTTTATGCTTGAGaatcaaattccaactcattTTCTTAAGCAAGTCAACACAGCCCTTGTCACCATAACTAGAGATGAAATTGAATCGTCTCTAGAAAAGGAAGCTCATCAAAATCTTGGACCATCCATGAGATTATTTTGTGAATCACTCTGTCCATTTGTTCATGAATTTCAACTCACCAAAAATCCAGAAAATCATGCACATTTGTTGGATCTAATGTATCATTTGATTGTACCCAATCATTCTGATCCTGAAGAACCTCCTAGGTCTGATCTAAAACTCGAAATCAAATCCAATCCCGAGCCACAATTTGACTCTGAGTCTAAGTCCACACCACAATCTAAGCTTGAGTTAGAGTTTACATCCAAATCACAATCTGAGTCTGAGTCTAAGTCCAAATTACAATCTAAACTTGAGTCAGAGTCTACGTCCAAACCTCAATCTGAATCTGAACCTAAACCCGCGATACAGTCTGAGCTTAAGCTAAAGCCCGAGCCTCATAATCAACCTAATGACAAGAAAAAAGTGAGTTATGCTTGTTCTATTTGCTTCAATTTTCTTGCAATTTTTGTGGCTATTTGTATTATAATAGGTTTTATTATAAAGTTCATTTTCACCATATTTTTTTGGATATTAAAAACTCTATTTAGTTTCGTTAAATGGGCGTTACGCCCATTAGTGAAACTATTAGATATCATTAATCCTTTCGTTGAGGTGTTATATGATTTTTTATCAAAGAACGAAACAAAATTCTCCTACATAAAACCATGGACAAAAATCGTCGGAGAAATTAAGAAAACAAGTGAAAACGTTAGAAAAGAGGATTACTCAACAAATTGGGACAACAACATCTCAAATGTAAGCATCCCATCTGTAACAGAACTTAACAATGCTGGAATCAAATTCCAACCGTCAGATATAAGTGGAAATGGAATCTCATCCATTGATTTCGATGAAATTAAATGTCAATTTTACTTACCCGTTATCAAACTAGACATGAATTCAGAAGTAATCATAAGAAATCTCATGGCTTATGAATCATTGATTGAATCCAAAGGGTTAATTTTCACAAGGTACATTGAATTAATGAGAGCCATTATAGACACTCCAGAAGATGTGAAACTATTGGTTAATGAGAAAATCATTGAAACTGAGATGAGTTATGAAGGTGTTGCACAACTTTTCAATGGGTTGATGGGAAAATCTATTAGGCCAATAAAGGTTCAAAAATTGGATCAAGTGATTAAAAGGGTGAATGCTAAATTCAAAAGTAGTCAAGCTCAAAAAATGGCTATGATTAAGTATATGTCTTCTTATGGGAAGATGTTGACAGCTTTGGCAGCTATTGTGTTTTTGGTATTGACTGCTGTGCAAACATATTGCTCTGCTTTTGGTTGTGCTCGTAACTCAAATTATATGGGATCATCATCAATGTATCAAGATGGGGATTATGTTAGAAATGTTGGTAATGTTTTTATGAGTTCAATGTAA
- the LOC127127233 gene encoding vestitone reductase has protein sequence MAEEKGRVCVTGGTGFIGSWIIKTLLEDGYTVNTTVRADPGKKRDISFLTNLPGASEKLKIFTADLSKPESFNEAIEGCVGIFHTATPMDFEESEPEEVVTKRNIDGALGILKACKNSKTVKRVVYTSSASAVYLQEKELDVLDESHWSDVNLLRTLKPFAWPYSVSKTLAEKAVLEFGEQHGLEIVTVIPTFVVGPFICPKLPASVYSSLSFLFGDKNPFAMSHLHIVHVDDVARAHIFLFEHPNPKGRYNCSPFIAPLEEVVQILSPKYPEFNIPTLEEVKNIKGNKLSHLTSKKLKDAGFEFKYSVEEMLDDTIQCCKEKGYL, from the exons ATGGCAGAAGAGAAAGGAAGAGTTTGTGTAACAGGAGGTACAGGTTTTATTGGTTCATGGATCATCAAGACACTCCTTGAAGATGGTTACACTGTTAATACCACTGTTAGAGCTGATCCAG GGAAAAAAAGAGATATAAGTTTTCTCACAAATCTTCCCGGAGCATCTGAAAAACTAAAAATTTTCACTGCGGATCTTAGCAAACCAGAAAGCTTCAACGAAGCAATAGAAGGGTGCGTTGGAATATTCCACACCGCAACTCCGATGGATTTCGAAGAGAGCGAACCTGAAGAAGTAGTGACGAAAAGAAACATCGACGGAGCTTTAGGAATTCTAAAAGCATGCAAAAACTCAAAGACAGTGAAGAGAGTCGTTTACACTTCAAGCGCTTCCGCTGTTTATCTTCAAGAGAAAGAATTAGATGTATTGGATGAAAGTCATTGGAGTGATGTTAATCTTCTAAGAACTTTGAAGCCCTTTGCGTGGCCGTATTCAGTTTCTAAGACACTAGCTGAGAAAGCTGTTCTTGAATTCGGAGAACAACATGGGTTGGAAATTGTCACTGTTATACCAACTTTTGTTGTTGGACCCTTCATATGTCCTAAACTTCCTGCATCTGTTTATAGTTCACTATCTTTCTTATTTG GGGACAAGAATCCATTTGCTATGTCTCATCTTCATATTGTGCATGTTGATGATGTTGCAAGAGCACATATATTTTTGTTTGAGCATCCAAATCCAAAAGGGAGATATAATTGTTCACCCTTCATTGCACCTCTTGAAGAAGTAGTTCAAATTCTTTCTCCTAAATATCCTGAATTTAATATACCAACATTAGA GGAGGTGAAGAACATTAAAGGTAACAAGCTTTCACATTtaacctcaaagaaactcaagGATGCTGGATTTGAGTTCAAGTATAGTGTTGAAGAAATGTTGGATGATACAATTCAGTGTTGTAAGGAAAAGGGTTATCTTTGA